In the Ilumatobacteraceae bacterium genome, one interval contains:
- a CDS encoding ABC transporter permease — MSVTDNSLSVVRPLWAVVIRSFAFLRKEVVEIIRQPRLVALLVVGPFALLVLFGSGYSETAIVKRAIFVGPEGSIYEEVLDTYEADLSDFIESQGMVATEAEGVAELDAGRADLVVIFPDDPATEVMAGERAVIRLIHNEIDPIQEGAVEISARLAIQEVNATVLTTLAVEAQDSMPDSATMRDRLLALSNELAEDPIATRDLLVTELDLVEDALSGSATVLDRLDLGDDQRGEALAAARTDTLEITDELQTISEETTDEELTELADAVATLTASLDEVVILDPEILIRPFQSRTDNRLDGRINPTEYFTPASLALLLQHLALTFAALSLVRDRRTGLFELMRVGPLSSVEIIIGKIFAYLLVGTAVGALLMAASVYGLSVPLAGSVGWVAFTVVGVLLASLALGMVLAIVAGTESQAVQYAMLVLLAGLFFSGFILPIDGLAAPVSVISWMLPVTYGIASFQDVMLRGLPPDNSVIIGLSALVVGYGAIAILGLRRQLSAKAAA; from the coding sequence GTGAGCGTCACCGACAACTCCCTCTCGGTCGTCCGCCCGCTCTGGGCCGTCGTCATTCGTTCGTTCGCGTTCCTCCGCAAAGAGGTCGTCGAGATCATCCGCCAACCGCGCTTGGTCGCGCTCCTCGTCGTCGGCCCGTTCGCACTGCTGGTGCTGTTCGGGTCGGGATACTCGGAGACGGCGATCGTGAAGCGAGCGATCTTCGTCGGGCCGGAGGGTTCGATCTACGAGGAGGTGCTCGACACCTACGAGGCCGACCTCTCCGACTTCATCGAGTCGCAGGGCATGGTGGCCACCGAGGCCGAAGGCGTCGCCGAACTCGACGCGGGGCGTGCCGACCTCGTCGTGATCTTCCCGGACGACCCGGCGACTGAGGTCATGGCCGGGGAGCGCGCCGTCATCCGGTTGATCCACAACGAGATCGATCCCATTCAGGAAGGCGCGGTCGAGATCTCTGCCCGGCTCGCGATCCAAGAGGTGAACGCGACCGTGCTGACCACGCTCGCCGTCGAGGCGCAGGACTCGATGCCCGACAGCGCAACGATGCGCGACCGGCTGCTCGCGCTGAGCAACGAACTGGCCGAGGACCCGATCGCGACCCGCGATCTGCTCGTCACCGAACTCGATCTGGTCGAGGACGCGCTGAGCGGCTCGGCGACCGTGCTCGACCGTCTGGACCTCGGTGACGATCAGCGCGGCGAGGCACTGGCAGCGGCCCGGACCGACACGTTGGAGATCACCGACGAGTTGCAGACCATCAGCGAGGAGACGACCGACGAGGAACTCACCGAACTCGCCGATGCCGTCGCCACCCTGACGGCATCGCTCGACGAGGTCGTGATCCTCGATCCCGAGATCCTGATCCGACCCTTCCAGAGCCGCACCGACAACCGACTCGACGGCCGGATCAACCCCACCGAGTACTTCACCCCGGCCTCGCTCGCACTCCTGCTCCAGCACCTCGCACTCACGTTCGCGGCCTTGTCACTGGTGCGTGACCGTCGGACCGGACTGTTCGAACTCATGCGGGTCGGACCGCTCTCGTCGGTCGAGATCATCATCGGCAAGATCTTCGCCTACCTGCTGGTTGGCACGGCCGTCGGTGCGTTGCTGATGGCGGCATCGGTGTACGGCCTCAGCGTCCCACTGGCCGGCTCGGTCGGCTGGGTCGCCTTCACGGTCGTCGGCGTGCTCCTGGCCTCGCTCGCGCTCGGCATGGTGCTCGCCATCGTGGCGGGCACCGAGAGTCAGGCGGTGCAGTATGCGATGCTCGTGCTGCTGGCCGGACTGTTCTTCAGCGGTTTCATCCTCCCGATCGACGGTCTCGCCGCTCCGGTCAGCGTCATCTCCTGGATGTTGCCGGTGACCTATGGCATCGCCTCGTTCCAGGACGTGATGCTGCGCGGTCTCCCGCCGGACAACTCGGTGATCATCGGCCTGTCCGCCCTCGTGGTCGGCTACGGCGCGA
- a CDS encoding ABC transporter ATP-binding protein: protein MTTSSNITTNTTTNTSTSGTRTDTTDTVEHGRSARRSRGGLGDSLNSVRTSELRKSFDDVEVLHGLDLAVEPGTIVGLIGPSGCGKTTTVRLMTGLLAPTSGEAWIGGTRAVDLTSAQRSRIGYLPQTPALFPDLSLMENLSFHASMYGLPLRRKRRLMSVLDWVELSDDAGKRVSDASGGMQRRLALAAAFVHDPDIVFLDEPTAGIDPILRDKIWTQFREVASSGKTLVVTTQYVGEAGMCDEVGLLSDGDLLLVDTPANLRRAAFDGQVVDVVTSRPLSRAELDRLSEHEFVVGEIERTDVTAVRFVVDDADRAITDLDRSFSELGVDVLEAGEHEVDYDEAFVRVVQRHRSATQGRLDEGAEA, encoded by the coding sequence ATGACCACGAGCTCGAACATCACCACGAACACGACTACGAACACGAGCACATCCGGCACACGCACCGACACGACCGACACCGTCGAGCACGGCCGGTCCGCCAGACGCTCGCGGGGAGGGCTGGGTGATTCGCTCAATTCCGTCAGGACCAGCGAACTGCGCAAGTCCTTCGACGACGTCGAGGTGCTGCACGGGCTCGATCTCGCCGTCGAACCGGGAACGATCGTCGGGTTGATCGGGCCGAGCGGCTGCGGCAAGACGACCACGGTCCGGTTGATGACCGGGTTGCTCGCGCCCACCTCGGGTGAGGCGTGGATCGGCGGCACGCGTGCGGTCGACCTCACGAGCGCGCAGCGGTCACGGATCGGCTACCTCCCGCAGACCCCGGCACTCTTCCCCGACCTGTCGCTGATGGAGAACCTCAGCTTCCACGCGTCGATGTACGGGCTGCCGTTGCGTCGCAAGCGTCGCCTCATGTCGGTGCTCGACTGGGTCGAACTCAGCGACGACGCCGGCAAGCGGGTCTCGGATGCGTCCGGTGGCATGCAGCGCCGCCTCGCACTGGCCGCGGCGTTCGTGCACGATCCGGACATCGTCTTCCTCGACGAACCCACGGCGGGAATCGACCCCATCCTGCGCGACAAGATCTGGACACAGTTCCGCGAGGTCGCATCCTCGGGCAAGACGCTCGTCGTCACCACCCAGTACGTCGGTGAGGCCGGCATGTGCGACGAGGTCGGGCTGCTCAGCGACGGCGACCTCCTCCTCGTCGACACCCCCGCCAACCTCCGCCGTGCGGCGTTCGACGGTCAGGTCGTCGACGTCGTCACCTCACGCCCCCTGAGTCGTGCCGAACTCGATCGCCTCTCCGAGCACGAGTTCGTCGTCGGCGAGATCGAACGCACCGACGTGACCGCCGTGCGGTTCGTCGTCGACGACGCCGACCGCGCCATCACCGACCTCGACCGGTCGTTCTCCGAACTCGGTGTCGACGTGCTCGAAGCAGGTGAGCACGAGGTCGACTACGACGAGGCGTTCGTGCGGGTCGTGCAACGCCACCGGTCGGCGACACAAGGGCGGCTCGACGAGGGGGCCGAGGCGTGA
- a CDS encoding alkaline phosphatase D family protein: MHGPDDARESPETSLLDAVPDAVKPPDDPVERDHWARGLRLIGLVAAAAAVIFMWLDARAGWLDYQPGGTAFFTYVRPVFYVLLVLGALAALRWEFVGGVIAGFAAGAIGAIAVNQLVGRHAVLVIVLLAVPASAWLLADLAGWSHRRGVAAIVGTVAAVVAGSFVGEYVYDSQFGPTHPPSELESLPDSALRWVWSGGVTSSEARLRAAADVPFESARLAVTATDDFADATYHPVDDRDGNIVSFTANDLDPDVRHRYAVEIDGELDLVRTGEFTTFPEEAASFSFTVGACARVGSNGSVFDTIRDEDQLFHLITGDFHYGDIPDDDRARYDEVIDLTLRQPAQAALYRSVPIAYVWDDHDYGINDSNFYSESRVAAMDAYRTNVPSYPLAGELSAVFQSFDVGRVRFLITDARSAREPGETMLGESQLAWFLDELVTAAEEQELVVWVNPVPWLAEAEDGADHWGGYADERRRIADVIAEHDIDHLLMVSGDAHMVAIDDGTNTDYSASGDAGFPLLHAAPLDRPGSIKGGPYSEGAIGESGQYGLVEIDDDGETITVALRAKRYDGEVLLRHDFVVGDGDG, encoded by the coding sequence CGCGGGGTGGCTGGATTATCAGCCGGGTGGCACCGCGTTCTTCACCTACGTGCGGCCGGTGTTCTACGTCTTGCTGGTGCTCGGCGCACTCGCCGCGCTCAGGTGGGAGTTCGTCGGCGGCGTCATCGCCGGCTTCGCGGCCGGCGCGATCGGCGCGATCGCCGTGAACCAGCTGGTCGGACGCCATGCGGTGCTCGTCATCGTCCTGCTCGCCGTGCCCGCTTCGGCGTGGTTGTTGGCCGACCTGGCGGGCTGGTCGCACCGCCGTGGCGTCGCAGCGATCGTGGGGACCGTGGCCGCGGTGGTGGCCGGGTCGTTCGTCGGCGAGTACGTGTACGACTCGCAGTTCGGACCCACGCACCCGCCGTCGGAACTCGAGTCCCTGCCCGACTCGGCGCTCCGCTGGGTGTGGTCGGGCGGCGTCACGTCGTCCGAGGCCCGGTTGCGGGCCGCCGCCGACGTACCGTTCGAGTCCGCTCGCCTCGCCGTGACGGCCACCGACGACTTCGCCGATGCGACGTACCATCCCGTCGACGATCGTGACGGCAACATCGTCTCGTTCACGGCGAACGACCTCGACCCCGACGTGCGGCACCGTTACGCGGTGGAGATCGACGGTGAACTCGACCTCGTTCGCACGGGCGAGTTCACCACGTTCCCCGAGGAGGCGGCGTCGTTCTCCTTCACGGTCGGCGCCTGCGCACGCGTGGGTTCGAACGGATCCGTGTTCGACACGATCCGCGACGAGGATCAGCTCTTCCACCTGATCACGGGTGACTTCCACTACGGCGACATCCCCGATGACGACCGGGCTCGATACGACGAGGTGATCGACCTCACCCTGCGGCAGCCGGCACAGGCGGCCCTGTATCGCTCGGTACCGATCGCCTATGTCTGGGACGACCACGACTACGGCATCAACGACTCGAACTTCTATTCCGAGAGTCGGGTCGCGGCGATGGACGCGTATCGCACCAACGTCCCGAGCTATCCCCTCGCCGGCGAGCTCTCGGCCGTGTTCCAGTCGTTCGATGTCGGCCGGGTGCGGTTCCTGATCACCGATGCACGATCGGCTCGTGAACCGGGCGAGACGATGCTGGGCGAGTCGCAGCTCGCCTGGTTCCTCGACGAACTGGTCACCGCCGCCGAGGAACAGGAACTCGTCGTGTGGGTGAACCCCGTGCCATGGCTGGCCGAAGCCGAGGACGGCGCCGACCACTGGGGCGGCTACGCCGACGAGCGTCGCCGGATCGCCGACGTGATCGCCGAACACGACATCGACCACCTCCTGATGGTCAGCGGCGATGCGCACATGGTCGCCATCGACGACGGCACCAACACCGACTACTCCGCGTCCGGCGACGCCGGATTCCCGTTGCTGCACGCTGCGCCGCTCGACCGGCCGGGCAGCATCAAGGGCGGCCCGTACAGCGAGGGCGCGATCGGTGAGAGCGGACAGTACGGACTGGTCGAGATCGACGACGACGGCGAGACGATCACGGTCGCGCTGCGTGCGAAGCGCTACGACGGCGAGGTGCTGCTCCGCCATGACTTCGTCGTCGGCGACGGCGACGGCTGA